From a region of the Deltaproteobacteria bacterium genome:
- a CDS encoding MBL fold metallo-hydrolase, with amino-acid sequence MKTNRYHIVAVLIALTLILVLGSCVMAPPPFDEQKWHAIVEGQDAAALYAANRKGGVFFNPWNPMKEKAFGRVLRWGFTKKAAYTQEEKTFLPAVRPDLPRRIASLEGRDYIAWIGHASFLMRIDGTFWLTDPMLSKRALLPARRTPPALDMAFLAGITDPVNVVISHNHYDHLDKATIQALPGHARVFVPLGLGNLVREFHDGQVREMDWWERLDVGGGIVLTCLPAQHWSRRIGQGFNTTLWASYLLESGDVSVYYAGDSGYFAGYREIGRRFPGIDYALMPLTAYHPRWFMHYTHMNAEESIRAFQDLGAGVFIPTQWGAFHLGDNPPGFPVLDLRRTLERLGLDPDPYLVMEIGEVALLSGQTEPATAK; translated from the coding sequence ATGAAAACCAACCGCTATCATATTGTCGCCGTACTCATCGCTCTGACCCTGATCCTGGTCCTGGGAAGCTGCGTCATGGCCCCGCCACCCTTTGACGAGCAAAAGTGGCATGCAATCGTCGAGGGCCAGGATGCCGCGGCCCTGTACGCCGCCAACCGGAAGGGCGGGGTCTTTTTCAACCCCTGGAACCCCATGAAGGAAAAAGCCTTCGGCCGGGTTCTGCGCTGGGGGTTCACCAAAAAGGCCGCCTACACCCAGGAGGAGAAAACCTTCCTGCCCGCCGTTCGCCCGGATCTTCCCCGGCGCATCGCCTCTCTCGAGGGCAGGGACTACATTGCCTGGATCGGCCACGCCAGCTTTCTCATGCGCATCGACGGCACCTTCTGGCTGACCGACCCCATGCTCTCCAAAAGGGCCCTGCTCCCGGCGCGGCGGACACCGCCGGCTCTGGACATGGCGTTCCTTGCGGGCATCACGGACCCTGTCAACGTGGTCATTTCCCACAACCACTACGACCACCTGGACAAGGCTACCATTCAGGCGCTGCCCGGCCACGCGCGTGTGTTCGTGCCTTTGGGGCTGGGGAATCTGGTGCGGGAATTTCACGACGGCCAGGTCCGGGAAATGGACTGGTGGGAGCGCCTGGACGTGGGCGGCGGGATCGTTCTTACCTGCCTGCCTGCGCAGCACTGGTCCCGCCGGATCGGCCAGGGCTTCAACACCACCCTGTGGGCCAGCTACCTTTTGGAATCCGGGGATGTGTCCGTTTATTACGCGGGGGACAGTGGCTATTTCGCAGGCTACCGGGAGATCGGCAGGCGCTTTCCCGGCATCGACTACGCCCTGATGCCCCTGACCGCCTACCATCCGCGCTGGTTCATGCACTACACGCACATGAATGCCGAAGAATCGATCCGGGCCTTCCAGGATCTCGGCGCCGGTGTGTTCATTCCCACCCAGTGGGGCGCCTTCCACCTGGGCGACAATCCCCCCGGCTTCCCCGTGCTGGACCTCAGACGCACCCTCGAGCGCTTGGGGCTGGACCCGGATCCCTACCTGGTCATGGAGATCGGCGAGGTCGCATTGCTCTCCGGGCAGACAGAGCCGGCCACGGCAAAATAG
- a CDS encoding ketoacyl-ACP synthase III, which yields MPLRSPDNTTSIRIAGTGSYVPPRVLSNAGLQEMGLNTSDEWIRKRTGIKERRIADPDMATSDLAYEAAVEALDDAGLSAADLDLIILATITPDTCCPSGANWLQSRLNAVQAVTFDITAACSGFIFGLNVAEQYLRSGACKYVMVAASETMSRTLDWTDRTSCILWGDGAGAAILTGGDRGPEILSTHLHTDGEKGQDLLLPGGGSKTTPISHTSVDQGLHFLKLIEAKYSFRVAVRYFVEAIEEASEYNRIPIDRFDWFIPHQANLRMFQAMAGKLKVPMEKFYVTLDRYGNISSASCAIALNEAVRDNSIRPGQLICMPVFGGGLTWGSAVIRW from the coding sequence ATGCCTTTGCGATCACCCGACAACACGACGTCCATCCGTATTGCAGGCACCGGATCGTATGTCCCTCCAAGGGTGCTGTCGAATGCCGGTTTGCAGGAAATGGGGCTGAATACCTCCGATGAGTGGATTCGTAAAAGGACCGGTATAAAGGAAAGAAGGATCGCCGATCCTGACATGGCGACGTCCGACCTGGCGTACGAAGCGGCTGTCGAAGCGCTGGACGACGCGGGGTTGTCAGCCGCCGATCTGGATCTCATCATTCTCGCCACGATAACCCCGGACACGTGTTGCCCGTCAGGTGCCAACTGGCTGCAGAGCCGGCTCAACGCCGTGCAGGCCGTCACATTCGACATCACGGCGGCCTGTTCGGGATTTATCTTCGGATTGAACGTGGCCGAACAGTACCTCCGGTCCGGGGCATGCAAATACGTCATGGTCGCCGCTTCCGAAACCATGAGCCGAACGCTGGACTGGACAGACAGGACGAGTTGCATTCTCTGGGGAGACGGCGCCGGGGCGGCCATTTTGACAGGGGGCGACCGGGGGCCGGAAATTCTGTCGACCCACCTGCACACCGATGGGGAAAAAGGACAGGATTTGCTCCTTCCGGGAGGCGGGTCGAAAACCACCCCCATTTCGCACACTAGTGTGGATCAGGGGCTGCATTTCTTAAAGCTGATCGAAGCCAAATACAGCTTCCGGGTGGCGGTGCGCTATTTCGTCGAGGCCATCGAAGAAGCCTCCGAATACAACCGGATACCGATCGACAGGTTCGACTGGTTTATCCCGCACCAGGCAAACCTGCGGATGTTTCAGGCCATGGCGGGCAAGCTGAAAGTGCCCATGGAAAAATTTTATGTCACGCTCGACCGTTATGGCAACATCTCCTCGGCATCCTGTGCCATCGCCTTGAACGAAGCCGTGCGCGACAACAGTATCCGACCCGGGCAGTTGATCTGCATGCCCGTGTTCGGCGGCGGCTTGACCTGGGGGAGTGCGGTTATCCGGTGGTGA
- a CDS encoding dioxygenase produces MQAQIIYFSHGGGPLPLLGDAGHREMVAFMRRLPEQLRKPEAILVVSAHWEEPAATLLGAPTPSLFYDYYGFPDEAYRVTYPVPGSPVLAERIAALLDRNEIRAGVDLQRGFDHGLFIPLKLMYPEADIPALQLSLVRGLDPAAHLALGKALRELRAENILVVGSGFSFHNMRAFVWDGNEVPDAANDEFQDWLMETCTGTLPGTEREQRLREWEKAPSARYCHPREEHLLPLHVCAGMADKPGSVVFDDYILGKRAVAFLWQ; encoded by the coding sequence ATGCAAGCCCAGATAATCTATTTCTCCCATGGCGGAGGACCCTTGCCCCTGCTGGGCGATGCCGGCCATAGGGAGATGGTGGCTTTCATGCGCCGGCTGCCGGAGCAGCTGCGCAAGCCCGAGGCGATTCTGGTCGTCAGCGCTCACTGGGAAGAACCCGCCGCCACCCTCCTGGGCGCTCCGACGCCTTCGCTGTTCTATGATTACTACGGCTTTCCGGACGAAGCCTACCGGGTCACCTATCCGGTGCCCGGCAGCCCGGTGCTGGCCGAACGCATAGCCGCATTACTGGACCGCAACGAGATTCGGGCCGGCGTCGATTTGCAGCGCGGCTTCGACCACGGCCTCTTCATCCCCTTGAAGTTGATGTATCCCGAGGCAGATATCCCCGCGCTTCAGCTGTCGTTGGTGCGCGGGTTGGACCCGGCCGCTCATCTTGCGCTTGGCAAGGCATTGCGCGAATTGAGGGCCGAAAATATTTTGGTCGTCGGCTCCGGCTTTTCGTTTCACAACATGCGTGCTTTTGTATGGGACGGCAACGAGGTCCCCGATGCCGCCAACGACGAATTTCAGGATTGGCTGATGGAGACCTGCACAGGCACCCTGCCCGGCACCGAACGGGAACAGCGGCTGAGGGAGTGGGAAAAGGCGCCGTCGGCGCGTTACTGTCACCCGCGCGAGGAGCACTTGCTGCCGCTCCACGTTTGTGCGGGCATGGCGGATAAGCCGGGCAGCGTCGTTTTTGACGACTACATCCTGGGCAAGCGCGCGGTTGCGTTTTTGTGGCAGTGA
- a CDS encoding sigma 54-interacting transcriptional regulator yields the protein MKKLFQEIHDSVFVKMLLESIGDGVFALDINGRIISWNPAMVHITGYRENEAVGRSCGLLGLSQCFGKACPNGFTECGIIDKGEIGPVECLLRHKDGHAVPVIKNARVIKHDDGTVEGIVEAVTDLSELHNARLKMEEAALRLSKLNRFSGIIGKSRAMENVFASIKASAESEVAVLIQGESGTGKELVACAVHACSERKEKQLITVNCSALPESLLESELFGHIKGAFTGAIRGRTGRFEEADDGTIFLDEIGEISPLIQIKLLRVLQQKEIERVGESIKRKINIRIIAATNRDLYQLVKEGRFREDLYYRLKVFPIHLPPLRKRMDDIPLLVNHFIELNNKHTGKRIQGVSQPAMSIIMNYHWPGNVRELENSIEHAFVLCDRNRIDVLDLPGEVRRKRKDDDCFESYDASKRPYVPGGKLARDTLLHLLDECDWNKAEVARRVGLSRASIWKYMKKWRIPNKKPSP from the coding sequence ATGAAAAAACTGTTTCAGGAGATCCACGACAGCGTGTTCGTTAAAATGCTGCTGGAATCCATCGGCGATGGGGTGTTCGCCCTCGACATCAACGGACGGATTATATCCTGGAATCCGGCGATGGTGCATATCACCGGCTACAGGGAAAACGAGGCCGTGGGCAGAAGCTGTGGACTGTTGGGCCTGAGTCAGTGCTTCGGCAAGGCCTGCCCGAACGGTTTCACGGAGTGCGGCATTATCGACAAGGGTGAAATCGGACCGGTGGAGTGCCTGCTGCGACACAAAGACGGCCACGCCGTTCCGGTGATCAAGAATGCCAGGGTCATCAAACATGACGACGGGACCGTCGAAGGCATTGTGGAAGCGGTGACGGATCTGTCGGAGTTGCACAACGCCAGGCTTAAAATGGAGGAGGCCGCCCTTCGTCTCAGCAAGTTGAACCGGTTCAGCGGAATTATCGGCAAAAGCCGGGCTATGGAAAATGTGTTTGCCTCCATCAAGGCTTCCGCCGAAAGCGAGGTCGCGGTATTGATCCAGGGAGAGAGCGGAACGGGTAAAGAACTCGTGGCCTGTGCCGTACACGCCTGCAGCGAGCGAAAAGAAAAACAGTTGATAACCGTCAACTGCAGCGCTCTGCCGGAGTCTTTGCTGGAGAGCGAGCTTTTCGGCCACATAAAAGGGGCGTTCACCGGCGCGATACGCGGCCGCACAGGGCGTTTCGAGGAGGCCGACGACGGAACGATTTTCCTTGACGAAATCGGTGAAATAAGCCCGCTGATACAGATCAAATTGCTGCGTGTATTACAGCAGAAAGAGATCGAGCGCGTGGGCGAGTCCATCAAAAGGAAGATCAATATTCGCATTATTGCCGCAACGAATAGGGACCTGTATCAACTGGTAAAAGAGGGCCGTTTTCGTGAGGACCTGTATTACCGGCTGAAGGTGTTTCCTATTCACCTCCCCCCTTTGCGAAAACGCATGGACGACATCCCGCTTTTGGTCAATCACTTTATCGAGCTCAACAATAAACACACGGGCAAGCGGATTCAGGGCGTCTCACAGCCTGCCATGAGCATTATCATGAATTACCACTGGCCCGGGAATGTGCGCGAACTGGAGAATTCAATCGAACATGCATTCGTTCTCTGCGACAGGAACAGAATCGATGTGCTCGACCTTCCCGGGGAGGTGAGGCGAAAAAGAAAGGATGATGATTGTTTCGAATCGTACGATGCCTCCAAAAGACCGTACGTGCCGGGAGGGAAACTCGCGCGTGACACCCTGCTTCACCTTCTGGATGAGTGTGACTGGAATAAAGCCGAAGTCGCACGCAGGGTCGGGTTGAGCAGGGCTTCGATCTGGAAGTACATGAAAAAATGGCGTATTCCGAATAAAAAACCTTCCCCTTAG
- a CDS encoding DUF4242 domain-containing protein encodes MEKMKRFMAYHHDPDLDFKTVQANWRKLARVEKATWVRTCYNEEKNMRYCIWLAPSEEELKKIFTNLEVGWESVVEVKETVPDLWGEEWEKHLVAEETASTKGN; translated from the coding sequence ATGGAAAAAATGAAACGATTTATGGCGTATCACCATGACCCGGACCTCGATTTTAAGACCGTGCAGGCCAATTGGCGAAAATTGGCCCGCGTCGAAAAAGCCACGTGGGTTCGGACCTGTTACAATGAGGAAAAAAATATGCGCTACTGCATATGGCTGGCTCCGAGCGAAGAGGAATTGAAGAAAATCTTTACAAATCTGGAGGTCGGCTGGGAATCAGTCGTTGAGGTCAAGGAAACGGTACCGGACCTCTGGGGCGAGGAATGGGAAAAACACCTGGTAGCCGAAGAAACCGCCTCCACAAAGGGCAACTGA
- a CDS encoding response regulator — protein sequence MAKIITYDANPDMKWDVAETLGHEVTSFHDSGEAIDFARGNKVDIALLSGPEGIDMIRHLREISPSFKVVLFCDAPDIMEVRRALRWAPCSFLFKPVVKEELDACLKRALLKGKSTIKGSLNI from the coding sequence TTGGCTAAAATAATCACTTACGATGCAAATCCCGACATGAAATGGGATGTGGCGGAAACTCTGGGGCATGAGGTAACATCCTTCCACGATTCCGGAGAAGCCATCGACTTCGCCAGAGGAAATAAAGTCGATATTGCCCTGCTTTCAGGACCGGAAGGTATCGACATGATCAGGCACCTCAGGGAGATATCGCCCAGTTTCAAGGTCGTTCTTTTCTGCGACGCTCCCGATATCATGGAAGTGCGCCGGGCGCTGAGATGGGCGCCCTGCTCCTTTTTATTCAAACCCGTCGTCAAAGAGGAGTTGGATGCCTGCCTCAAGCGCGCCCTTTTAAAAGGGAAAAGCACCATCAAAGGCAGTCTCAACATCTAA
- a CDS encoding molybdopterin-dependent oxidoreductase — protein sequence MKEKELALARFSIQRFLATVYADELSPELYDAMKSDTFLRALKKASESFYSKEMAQATRSLFEFLDSSGLDTYKGLKFEYADLFLNAGDNPVFPYESFYADREPTLYGKPLFLMRDVLRKNGLHKDPDYPEPEDHISVQFDFLAELNRREAAGDKYAAEIRRDFGRRHIAWRTEYCAVLHSADKSGFYKALAEFTLSYLFVAHLASVPPEASPILDPEADLILIGKILKDLPLARESFLLQPGVIDPLPAQTIPTHCYACGALCGMTAKLNDGVLMSTAGLQGDIKGGGRLCPKGASSRHHVYSAYRLKSPLIKEEGRFRKASWDEALDKIVGAFKTMDPARIGYMRGNDFANWVHEALFDHLGCPKTTHRPMCDNANRMSNEHNLNDKRPWINYQEADYILHFGMNELATSYGQRKTAQLKAAVARGAKLVVLDPRRSETAALATEWIPIKPSTDAAVALAMCYVIIKNSLYDREFVSNWTTGFDEFKKRLMGEDDDTPRTPSWASKISGVPAETIERIALEFAKATAKGAMSWTGLAQVPNGMYATAALQALNGLCGTFDSPGGPSLPFKRKLKPAWGNGQEKPPKGNAPKLNKLRMWSGWAPAYLLDDVESGSLEGMVCYFGDPVLSWGNEAATTEAIEKMKFKVCIDAFMCNTALLCDVVLPDSTWLEQSQIKPDWLYEAQISYWAEVVEPLFNSKPMYWITIELARRMGLEQYFPWKNIDEAFENQLQGLPCTLEQLKENGFVVTDKAEYYKYKKWGSLNPPEGYGSSGNTKTGKYNFLNPVAQEKGVDPLPDHHDGAPDLATDAAYPFHFGNFRIFQHEHSSTFNNYSLMKTKGSNELWINKMDAHDLKIDEGEVVRLKSPWGEVEMKANPTWDIMPGILGAPGGFGHSRGLEGDPKFPQFGGKNPPGIQKPNMTEEMGGTPLFKYIKTRIEKI from the coding sequence ATGAAAGAAAAAGAACTGGCCCTGGCAAGATTTTCCATTCAACGGTTTTTGGCAACCGTATATGCAGACGAACTGAGCCCGGAACTCTACGATGCAATGAAATCCGATACCTTTCTTAGAGCCTTGAAAAAAGCTTCGGAAAGTTTCTACAGCAAAGAAATGGCCCAAGCCACCAGATCACTGTTCGAGTTTTTGGACAGCTCCGGTTTGGACACTTACAAGGGGCTTAAATTTGAATATGCGGACCTATTTCTCAATGCGGGCGACAACCCGGTATTTCCCTATGAGTCCTTTTATGCCGACAGGGAGCCCACCCTGTATGGAAAACCGCTGTTTCTGATGCGCGACGTGTTGAGAAAAAACGGGTTGCACAAGGATCCCGACTATCCCGAACCGGAAGATCACATTTCGGTCCAGTTCGACTTTCTGGCCGAACTGAACCGGCGGGAAGCGGCCGGCGACAAATACGCAGCTGAAATCCGGCGTGATTTCGGCCGGCGGCACATCGCCTGGCGGACGGAATATTGTGCCGTCCTCCATTCCGCCGACAAATCCGGCTTTTACAAAGCCCTGGCCGAGTTTACTCTCAGTTACCTTTTTGTGGCGCATTTGGCATCGGTACCGCCTGAAGCGTCCCCCATACTGGACCCCGAGGCCGATTTAATCCTGATAGGCAAGATCCTGAAAGATCTGCCCCTTGCCCGGGAGTCGTTTCTTCTCCAACCCGGCGTTATCGACCCCTTGCCGGCCCAAACCATCCCGACCCATTGCTACGCCTGCGGGGCGCTTTGCGGCATGACCGCCAAGCTCAACGACGGTGTGCTGATGTCGACCGCCGGCCTGCAGGGAGACATCAAAGGCGGCGGACGGCTGTGTCCCAAGGGAGCGTCTTCGAGACATCACGTTTACTCGGCTTACCGGCTCAAGTCGCCGCTCATCAAGGAGGAGGGCCGATTCCGCAAGGCATCGTGGGATGAGGCCCTGGATAAAATCGTCGGGGCGTTCAAGACAATGGACCCGGCCAGGATAGGGTACATGCGCGGCAATGATTTTGCCAACTGGGTGCATGAGGCCCTTTTCGATCACCTGGGATGTCCCAAAACCACCCACCGCCCCATGTGCGACAATGCCAACCGCATGTCGAACGAGCACAATCTGAACGACAAACGGCCATGGATCAATTACCAGGAAGCCGATTACATCCTCCATTTCGGTATGAATGAACTGGCCACGTCATACGGGCAGCGAAAAACGGCCCAACTGAAGGCGGCCGTAGCCCGGGGAGCCAAGCTGGTAGTGCTCGATCCGCGGCGCTCGGAAACCGCGGCTTTGGCAACCGAGTGGATACCGATCAAGCCATCGACGGATGCCGCCGTAGCACTGGCCATGTGCTATGTGATCATTAAAAACAGTCTTTACGACAGAGAATTTGTGAGCAACTGGACCACCGGATTCGATGAATTCAAGAAACGGCTGATGGGAGAGGATGACGACACCCCCAGGACGCCATCCTGGGCATCGAAAATCAGCGGTGTCCCGGCCGAAACTATCGAACGGATCGCCCTCGAGTTTGCAAAAGCCACGGCAAAGGGGGCTATGTCATGGACCGGCCTGGCCCAGGTTCCCAATGGTATGTACGCAACGGCCGCATTGCAGGCATTAAACGGCTTGTGCGGCACCTTCGATTCGCCGGGGGGCCCGTCTCTCCCCTTCAAGCGCAAATTGAAGCCGGCCTGGGGAAACGGCCAGGAGAAGCCGCCCAAAGGCAATGCACCTAAACTGAACAAACTTCGGATGTGGTCCGGGTGGGCGCCGGCCTATTTGCTGGACGATGTTGAATCCGGAAGTCTCGAAGGTATGGTGTGCTACTTCGGCGATCCGGTATTGAGTTGGGGGAACGAGGCGGCCACCACTGAAGCCATCGAGAAGATGAAGTTCAAGGTGTGTATCGACGCTTTCATGTGCAATACAGCCTTGCTTTGCGACGTGGTGCTGCCTGACAGCACATGGCTCGAACAGAGCCAGATCAAGCCCGATTGGCTTTACGAGGCCCAAATCAGCTATTGGGCCGAGGTGGTCGAGCCGCTTTTCAACTCGAAGCCCATGTACTGGATCACGATCGAACTGGCCAGGCGGATGGGCCTGGAGCAATATTTTCCGTGGAAAAATATAGATGAAGCCTTCGAGAACCAACTGCAAGGACTGCCCTGCACCCTGGAGCAGCTCAAGGAAAATGGATTCGTTGTCACGGACAAGGCCGAGTACTACAAGTACAAGAAATGGGGATCGCTGAACCCGCCTGAAGGGTACGGTTCTTCGGGAAACACCAAGACCGGAAAATACAACTTTTTAAATCCGGTCGCCCAGGAAAAAGGAGTGGACCCGCTGCCCGATCATCACGACGGCGCCCCGGACCTGGCCACCGATGCGGCGTACCCGTTTCACTTCGGCAACTTCCGGATATTTCAACACGAGCATTCGTCCACGTTCAACAACTACTCACTGATGAAAACCAAGGGCTCCAATGAATTGTGGATCAATAAAATGGATGCCCATGACTTAAAGATAGATGAAGGAGAAGTTGTGCGGCTGAAATCGCCCTGGGGTGAGGTCGAGATGAAAGCAAATCCCACGTGGGACATCATGCCGGGCATTTTGGGTGCCCCCGGTGGTTTCGGTCACAGCCGCGGTCTCGAGGGTGACCCCAAGTTCCCCCAGTTTGGCGGTAAAAATCCACCCGGGATACAGAAACCCAATATGACCGAGGAGATGGGGGGGACGCCCCTGTTCAAGTATATCAAAACACGGATCGAAAAAATCTGA
- a CDS encoding acyl-CoA dehydrogenase, with the protein MAKKYFSDRNLKFLLYEVFDTEALTRYEYYGDHNRKTFDLVLDSAGKIAKDLLWPIFEEMDRRPPELSDGTIKVHPDVRKILREFGEGGWISTIVPYDLDGEQLPHVIAYACQFIFMAANYSGATYSGLCDGAARLIENFGGKALYERYVPNMRAGIWQGTMALTEPEAGSSLADITTIAAPTKKDHYLIKGQKIFISAGDHDAADNVVHLLLAKIEGAPSGVRGISLFVVPKKRIEDGGRLVPNDVSTSGVYHKLGYRGCPIAQLSFGDRDDCRGWLVGEPHQGLRYMFQMMNEARIGVGLGAIAMATAAYYASLEYARERKQGRRIGQKDPNLPPVPIIEHADVKRMLLFQRAVVEGSLSLAIQCSQYVDLMTVSGGAEKQKYSLLLDLLTPVVKSYPSEMGIQSISQGLQCFGGSGFCDDYPLEQYYRDCRIHPIHEGTTGIQGADLLGRKIIMYEGKAYELYLDEVGRAIVDASDVPALSAYARQLADAVEALKTLTEQLQAVAMEKGAEVYLADATLYLEYFGIICIAWQWLLQGLVVQKALDGKCRKKDERFYRGKFAAMQYFYAYELPKTMGLAARLKNADGLTVSLQPEWFDD; encoded by the coding sequence ATGGCAAAGAAGTATTTTAGCGACCGCAACCTGAAGTTCTTACTGTACGAGGTCTTCGACACGGAAGCCCTGACCCGCTACGAGTACTATGGCGATCACAACAGGAAGACGTTCGACCTGGTGTTGGATTCCGCCGGCAAGATCGCCAAGGATTTGTTGTGGCCCATTTTCGAAGAGATGGACCGCCGGCCGCCGGAGCTCAGCGACGGTACCATCAAGGTGCATCCCGACGTCAGGAAAATCCTGCGGGAGTTCGGCGAGGGGGGCTGGATATCCACCATCGTGCCCTACGACCTGGACGGCGAGCAGCTGCCCCACGTCATCGCCTATGCCTGCCAGTTCATCTTCATGGCGGCCAACTACTCGGGGGCGACATACAGCGGCCTCTGCGACGGGGCTGCCCGGCTGATCGAAAACTTCGGCGGCAAGGCGCTCTACGAGCGCTACGTGCCCAACATGCGGGCGGGGATCTGGCAGGGCACGATGGCCCTCACCGAACCCGAAGCCGGCAGCTCCCTGGCGGACATCACCACGATCGCCGCCCCCACCAAAAAAGATCACTATCTGATCAAGGGCCAGAAGATTTTCATCTCCGCCGGCGACCACGATGCGGCGGACAATGTCGTGCACCTGCTTTTGGCGAAAATCGAGGGCGCCCCCTCCGGGGTCAGGGGCATCTCTCTCTTCGTGGTTCCCAAAAAACGCATCGAAGACGGGGGGCGCCTGGTACCCAACGACGTCAGCACTTCCGGCGTCTACCACAAGCTGGGCTACCGGGGCTGCCCCATCGCCCAGCTCAGCTTCGGGGACAGGGACGACTGCCGGGGCTGGCTGGTGGGGGAGCCGCACCAGGGGTTGCGATACATGTTTCAGATGATGAACGAAGCCAGAATCGGCGTCGGCCTGGGGGCCATTGCCATGGCCACGGCCGCTTACTATGCTTCCCTGGAGTATGCCCGGGAAAGGAAGCAGGGGCGCAGGATCGGCCAGAAGGACCCGAACCTGCCCCCGGTGCCGATCATCGAGCACGCCGATGTCAAGCGCATGCTGCTTTTTCAGCGGGCCGTCGTGGAAGGGTCGCTTTCACTGGCGATCCAGTGCAGTCAGTATGTCGACCTGATGACGGTCTCCGGCGGGGCGGAAAAACAGAAATACAGTCTGCTGCTGGACCTGTTGACGCCGGTTGTCAAAAGCTATCCCTCGGAAATGGGCATCCAGTCCATCAGCCAGGGGCTGCAGTGCTTCGGCGGATCGGGGTTTTGTGACGACTATCCCCTGGAGCAGTATTACCGGGATTGCCGGATTCACCCCATCCACGAAGGCACCACCGGCATCCAGGGCGCCGACCTGTTGGGCCGCAAAATCATCATGTACGAAGGCAAAGCCTATGAACTCTATCTTGACGAGGTCGGCCGGGCCATTGTGGACGCCAGCGACGTTCCGGCCCTGAGCGCCTATGCCCGGCAGCTGGCCGATGCCGTGGAAGCGCTCAAGACACTGACCGAACAGCTGCAGGCGGTCGCTATGGAAAAGGGCGCCGAGGTCTATCTGGCCGATGCGACCCTGTACCTGGAGTATTTCGGCATCATCTGCATCGCCTGGCAGTGGCTGCTTCAGGGACTGGTCGTCCAAAAGGCGCTGGACGGCAAGTGCCGTAAAAAGGACGAACGCTTCTACCGCGGAAAGTTCGCCGCCATGCAGTACTTCTATGCCTACGAGCTTCCCAAAACCATGGGGCTGGCCGCGCGCTTGAAGAACGCCGACGGCCTGACGGTCAGCCTGCAGCCGGAATGGTTTGACGACTAG
- a CDS encoding TetR/AcrR family transcriptional regulator: MFALKDQLEGILDPKSRLSKFICYGLQYNDNHREYARNLVFDYRSSIEFYKTPAYELNREHAKIRGHILRKDVEDDVFRNDVDIRLIREIIYGTLDAEAIGCVLVRDVEKSTDDWHDILFILLRMIETGVARKHVTKRQKIIETAEKVFAEFGFNKARISEIAKRAGVAEGSIYDYFENKEDLLLSVSKFRIERLNRDLRESFQIKTP; this comes from the coding sequence ATTTTCGCATTGAAAGATCAGCTCGAAGGGATCCTCGACCCAAAATCGAGATTGAGCAAATTCATCTGTTACGGCCTGCAATACAACGACAATCACCGGGAATACGCACGCAACCTTGTCTTCGATTACCGCTCCAGCATTGAATTCTACAAGACGCCGGCCTATGAACTGAATCGTGAACATGCGAAAATCCGCGGCCATATTTTACGTAAAGACGTCGAGGACGACGTCTTTCGCAACGATGTCGACATCAGGCTGATCCGTGAAATCATCTACGGCACCCTGGATGCGGAAGCCATCGGCTGCGTGCTGGTGCGCGATGTCGAAAAGAGCACGGATGACTGGCACGACATCTTGTTTATTCTGTTGCGCATGATCGAAACGGGTGTTGCCCGGAAACATGTGACCAAACGGCAGAAAATCATCGAAACGGCGGAAAAGGTGTTCGCCGAATTCGGCTTCAACAAGGCCAGAATATCGGAAATTGCCAAACGCGCGGGCGTTGCGGAAGGATCGATCTACGATTATTTCGAAAACAAGGAAGATTTGCTGCTGTCGGTCTCAAAATTTAGAATTGAACGGCTGAACAGGGACCTCAGAGAATCCTTTCAAATCAAGACCCCCTGA